A stretch of Mya arenaria isolate MELC-2E11 chromosome 14, ASM2691426v1 DNA encodes these proteins:
- the LOC128216959 gene encoding uncharacterized protein LOC128216959: MWNDIEQTERDSFHLYELCCEVGVSAEDIKNRNWLSDYTNSLFSLEGIANYGSDVDFMFHAINVGSNAEGIGLEKLGSDYNVMMTLSGTRIAPQRQSDTHSSDVHLFKVVQTYHPSYVRLQCVLMGTSSSRSIMSTPSCCVADEQGRMILAPKLLMDSYSRNGTGTISAPGVSGVLRSSVKPILCVHSPVWPIAAREWAFRVRRFIWPTVELKKFILQHGCHVVPHGNSESPNKHLEWRWSFSLAEKLLIRTFNTTQIQCFFLLKLLVTYVINPAVIETISSYHVKTVMLHMVESTHPTEWTKDKLSSCFVGCLQKLLQCLEDGTLPHYFIPSHNLFHPKLQGDSRIRLVSIVTGQLEKGWQCLLQCLPPNMNMLLARHKIQVRCDCYDTHWGSEGCERNVSMVERCYTLFNAAIRVILRLTERQDLQSTIDAMTMFIEYPTMRDPVHFPDVPTTGIMKLMIKSHLGIVYLGLSKSYPYNRKGGSQTILPTGQKFIEGAIGVDAATTKLKLATFHYMTENYDETIKITMQLLRQFNEYIVNTTGDKTRRMKSSKRQKALRKHRSVTSLIGNAPSMMEWAALELTFGPWEVPFAPEAIQMLKDREAMTDDDTDHRGFVFVDAIVYAYFLLALSYNSIHRPVHRQQAIDNLQLLVKGEENNDIHYPEVARFLLPYVKERKHKNCMLCHVRTF, from the exons ATGTGGAACGACATTGAACAGACAGAGCGAGACTCATTCCATCTCTATGAGCTTTGCTGCGAAGTGGGCGTGTCTGCAGAAGATATCAAGAACAGAAACTGGCTCAGCGACTATACCAATTCACTCTTTAGTCTTGAGGGGATAGCCAATTATGGGTCTGACGTTGATTTCATGTTCCACGCTATAAACGTCGGGAGTAACGCCGAGGGAATCGGGTTGGAAAAACTGGGATCCGATTACAACGTTATGATGACACTTTCTGGAACGCGCATCGCACCACAAAGACAATCTGATACCCATTCTTCTGACGTCCACCTTTTCAAAGTTGTTCAGACCTATCATCCCTCGTATGTTCGACTCCAATGCGTTTTAATGGGAACAAGTTCTAGCAGATCAATCATGTCGACGCCAAGTTGCTGTGTCGCTGATGAGCAGGGGAGGATGATTTTGGCCCCTAAATTACTGATGGATTCTTACAGTCGAAATGGAACCGGAACCATAAGTGCACCAGGAGTTTCTGGGGTTCTTCGCAGCAGTGTGAAGCCAATCCTGTGCGTCCATTCGCCAGTTTGGCCAATTGCCGCTAGAGAGTGGGCATTTAGAGTTAGGCGCTTCATTTGGCCGACAGTTGAACTAAAAAAGTTTATACTGCAACACGGATGCCACGTTGTTCCACACGGCAACTCGGAAAGTCCCAACAAACATCTTGAATGGCGATGGTCTTTCTCTCTTGCTGAGAAACTGCTTATTCGCACATTCAATACCACTCAGATACAGTGTTTCTTCCTGTTGAAGTTGCTCGTTACATATGTCATCAACCCAGCAGTTATTGAAACCATATCCTCATATCATGTCAAAACCGTTATGCTTCATATGGTGGAAAGTACACATCCAACAGAGTGGACCAAAGACAAACTTTCTTCTTGCTTTGTTGGATGCCTGCAGAAGCTCTTGCAATGCTTAGAGGACGGGACTCTTCCACATTACTTCATACCAAGCCACAATCTCTTCCATCCAAAACTTCAAGGTGATTCAAGAATCAGATTGGTCTCAATCGTCACTGGCCAGCTCGAAAAAGGTTGGCAATGTTTACTGCAATGCCTCCCGCCAAACATGAACATGCTTCTCGCAAGACACAAAATTCAAGTGCGTTGTGATTGCTATGATACTCACTGGGGAAGCGAAGGATGTGAGCGCAATGTTTCCATGGTAGAAAGATGTTATACCCTTTTCAATGCAGCAATAAGGGTTATACTTCGTCTTACGGAGAGACAGGACCTACAATCGACAATAGACGCCATGACGATGTTTATTGAATACCCGACAATGCGTGACCCCGTCCACTTCCCAGACGTACCGACAACGGGCATAATGAAATTGATGATTAAGAGTCATCTTGGAATTGTCTACTTGGGATTGTCAAAAAGTTATCCATACAACAGAAAGGGAGGTTCACAGACGATTTTGCCTACTGGACAGAAATTCATTGAGGGTGCAATCGGCGTTGACGCTGCGACTACCAAACTGAAGCTTGCAACGTTTCATTACATGACAGAAAACTATgatgaaacaatcaaaataactATGCAGCTGCTGAGACAATTCAACGAATACATCGTGAACACAACGGGTGATAAGACAAGGAGAATGAAATCGTCCAAACGGCAGAAAGCCTTGCGGAAACATCGATCAGTTACATCATTGATTGGAAATGCGCCATCTATGATGGAATGGGCAGCTTTGGAACTGACATTCGGGCCATGGGAGGTCCCGTTTGCTCCTGAAGCCATACAAATGCTGAAAGACAGAGAAGCTATGACAGACGATGATACCGATCACAGAG GTTTCGTATTTGTAGATGCCATAGTGTATGCCTATTTCCTTTTGGCGCTCTCGTACAACAGCATACATCGTCCCGTGCACAGACAACAGGCCATTGACAATCTTCAGTTGCTCGTCAAAGGAGAGGAGAACAATGATATCCATTACCCAGAGGTGGCCAGATTTTTGTTGCCGTACGTCAAggaaagaaaacacaaaaactGTATGCTATGTCATGTTCGGACCTTTTAG
- the LOC128218193 gene encoding uncharacterized protein LOC128218193 isoform X1, with protein MLIQCIMFIDVDCLKLIFTLLSISSKGCLTFFRWKTYFIIMTTLVASTVAAPMPRNRPARSTGNISRPCNLYDNGESLVNVPIQTAIGDLVRRAEGARLTSAEIKQYVRNTYISSAALTSHVENDTFLPSEDVILTDQTKIAAVQNPATALKEHYSLLFKLVTHVEYIRTHNEISKQTQEGSLKMRLEELEIEIYRILCDIKIALLGMREDTSNVTTVFEVSQAFKSTGENITNETLRAYVVIKDSEAVMKYLKGIYAAINDAMVSTV; from the exons ATGTTGATACAATGCATTATGTTTATTGACGTTGACTGTTTAAAGTTGATATTCACTCTACTTAGCATTTCCTCAAAAG GTTGTCTGACATTTTTCCGGTGGAAAACCTACTTTATTATCATGACAACGCTTGTGGCGTCGACAGTAGCTGCACCAATGCCTCGGAACAGGCCAGCTCGATCTACTGGCAACATTTCAAGGCCCTGCAATCTTTATGACAATGGGGAATCTCTAGTTAATGTACCTATACAAACTGCCATTGGCGACCTTGTCAGAAGAGCAGAGGGTGCCAGGCTTACGTCTGCGGAGATTAAACAATAT gtcAGAAACACATACATTAGTTCTGCAGCACTGACCTCACACGttgaaaatgatacatttttacCTTCGGAGGACGTGATTTTAACCGACCAGACAAAAATAGCTGCAGTTCAGAAC CCTGCAACCGCACTGAAGGAACATTACTCATTGTTATTTAAACTCGTGACACACGTGGAATACATACGAACACATAATGAGATAAGCAAGCAAACACAAGAGGGAAGTTTGAAAATGCGGCTTGAGGAACTAGAAATTGAAATTTATAGAATTCTTTGTGATATAAAAATAGCGCTGTTGGGAATGAGGGAAGATACCTCCAATGTGACCACGGTATTTGAAGTTTCCCAAGCCTTTAAAAGCACTGGAGAAAACATTACGAACGAAACCCTGCGTGCTTATGTTGTTATAAAGGATAGTGAAGCTGTCATGAAATATCTAAAGGGGATTTATGCGGCTATTAATGATGCAATGGTTTCAACCGTTTAA
- the LOC128218193 gene encoding uncharacterized protein LOC128218193 isoform X2, protein MTTLVASTVAAPMPRNRPARSTGNISRPCNLYDNGESLVNVPIQTAIGDLVRRAEGARLTSAEIKQYVRNTYISSAALTSHVENDTFLPSEDVILTDQTKIAAVQNPATALKEHYSLLFKLVTHVEYIRTHNEISKQTQEGSLKMRLEELEIEIYRILCDIKIALLGMREDTSNVTTVFEVSQAFKSTGENITNETLRAYVVIKDSEAVMKYLKGIYAAINDAMVSTV, encoded by the exons ATGACAACGCTTGTGGCGTCGACAGTAGCTGCACCAATGCCTCGGAACAGGCCAGCTCGATCTACTGGCAACATTTCAAGGCCCTGCAATCTTTATGACAATGGGGAATCTCTAGTTAATGTACCTATACAAACTGCCATTGGCGACCTTGTCAGAAGAGCAGAGGGTGCCAGGCTTACGTCTGCGGAGATTAAACAATAT gtcAGAAACACATACATTAGTTCTGCAGCACTGACCTCACACGttgaaaatgatacatttttacCTTCGGAGGACGTGATTTTAACCGACCAGACAAAAATAGCTGCAGTTCAGAAC CCTGCAACCGCACTGAAGGAACATTACTCATTGTTATTTAAACTCGTGACACACGTGGAATACATACGAACACATAATGAGATAAGCAAGCAAACACAAGAGGGAAGTTTGAAAATGCGGCTTGAGGAACTAGAAATTGAAATTTATAGAATTCTTTGTGATATAAAAATAGCGCTGTTGGGAATGAGGGAAGATACCTCCAATGTGACCACGGTATTTGAAGTTTCCCAAGCCTTTAAAAGCACTGGAGAAAACATTACGAACGAAACCCTGCGTGCTTATGTTGTTATAAAGGATAGTGAAGCTGTCATGAAATATCTAAAGGGGATTTATGCGGCTATTAATGATGCAATGGTTTCAACCGTTTAA